From a region of the Pseudoclavibacter endophyticus genome:
- the mltG gene encoding endolytic transglycosylase MltG codes for MPDTEKRDDFAGLLDDRDEDRAGATAASGGRRHRRRSEQRRRAVRHRIIIVVIVVIALIAAGSIGWVVFGDRIGSMFGADDYSGPGNGTEVTFTVQDGDTGTSIGERLAEADIVKTSDAFVAEVVSRDPEPTFMPGTYGMQEQMSAAAAVDALTDASNLQHGSFVVPEGTWMKDIFAIIEDGLGIPLADLEAAAADVASYGLPAEATTLEGFLFPATYEFPPETDASTVLATMVDRSFQSLDAAGVAPEERWDVIRMASLVQREAGLRDDFYKVSRVFFNRLDIGMPLQADSTVHYGVGRDDHVETTEAERVDASNPYNTYVHPGMIVGPISNPGDVAIDAAVNPVDGDWLYFVTWNLETGETIFSTTYEEHLAAVNKWQAWMADHPEYQ; via the coding sequence ATGCCTGACACCGAGAAGCGCGACGACTTTGCCGGGCTGCTCGATGACCGCGATGAAGATCGCGCCGGCGCGACCGCGGCGTCCGGTGGCCGCCGTCATCGTCGGCGAAGCGAGCAGCGCCGCCGAGCGGTGAGGCACCGCATCATCATCGTCGTGATCGTCGTGATTGCCCTCATCGCGGCGGGGTCAATCGGGTGGGTCGTGTTCGGCGACCGGATCGGCTCGATGTTCGGGGCCGACGACTACAGCGGCCCCGGGAACGGCACCGAGGTGACGTTCACGGTGCAAGACGGCGACACGGGCACCTCGATCGGTGAGCGCCTCGCCGAGGCTGACATCGTGAAAACGAGCGACGCCTTCGTCGCCGAGGTGGTGAGCCGTGACCCGGAGCCGACCTTCATGCCGGGCACCTACGGGATGCAGGAGCAGATGAGCGCGGCAGCCGCCGTGGATGCGCTCACCGACGCGAGTAATCTGCAGCACGGCTCGTTCGTCGTGCCGGAGGGCACGTGGATGAAGGATATCTTCGCGATCATCGAGGACGGCCTCGGCATCCCGCTCGCGGACCTCGAGGCCGCGGCAGCGGACGTGGCGTCGTACGGCCTGCCCGCCGAGGCGACGACCCTCGAGGGATTCCTCTTCCCGGCGACCTACGAGTTCCCGCCGGAGACCGATGCCAGCACGGTCCTCGCGACCATGGTCGACCGTTCCTTCCAGTCGCTCGACGCCGCGGGCGTCGCCCCCGAGGAACGCTGGGACGTGATCCGCATGGCATCGCTCGTGCAGCGCGAGGCCGGGCTGCGCGACGACTTCTACAAAGTGTCGCGCGTGTTCTTCAATCGGCTCGACATCGGCATGCCGCTGCAGGCGGATTCAACCGTCCACTACGGCGTCGGCAGGGATGACCACGTGGAGACGACGGAGGCCGAGCGCGTCGACGCGTCCAATCCGTACAACACGTACGTGCATCCGGGCATGATCGTCGGTCCCATCTCGAATCCCGGCGACGTGGCGATCGACGCCGCCGTAAATCCCGTCGACGGCGATTGGCTCTACTTCGTGACCTGGAACCTCGAGACGGGGGAGACGATCTTCTCGACGACGTACGAGGAGCACTTGGCGGCGGTCAACAAGTGGCAGGCGTGGATGGCGGACCACCCGGAGTACCAGTAG
- the alaS gene encoding alanine--tRNA ligase, translated as MKTAEIRQRFLDYFERNGHTPVPSASLVSDDPTIMFTIAGMVPFIPYLTGVVPAPYPRATSVQKCIRTNDIEEVGKTPRHGTFFQMCGNFSFGDYFKREAIAFAWGLLTTPEADGGLGFDPNDLWVTVYLDDDEAHDIWRSISGLPEERIQRLGMGENFWSAGGAGSPAGPCSEIFFDRGPEHGADGGPATDDDRYVEIWNLVFMQYVRGEGTSKDDYEIIGDLPTKNIDTGMGLERIAFIKQGVGNMYEIDQVRPVLDAAAELAGVSYGRTHEDDVRLRIIADHVRSSLMLMSDGVQPGNEGRGYILRRLLRRVVRSMRLLGVEGATFPVLFAASRDAMRDAYPEVATDFDRIGRLAFAEEQTFLRTLSQGTAILDDAVARTRHEGVSTLPGNTAFLLHDTFGFPIDLTVEMAEEAGLQVNRSAFDELMAEQRARAKADAKSKRTALADLGVYSKFRALGETGFVGYTDLEHEAEVLGILRDGHPVAEAVSGEQVELILDSTSLYAESGGQESDSGTIVGHAGDFAAEIVDVQRPVPGLVSHTVTVTSGHVAVGDRVETIVDAAYRRGANQAHSATHLVHAALRDVLGPDALQSGSYNRAGYLRLDFSWSQPLSGQTRSELEEIANNAIRQDYEVVTRELPIDEAKALGAKALFGEKYGAIVRMVDIGGPWSRELCGGTHVAHSSEIGLINLIGEGSVGAANRRVESLVGREAFKEFAAERAIVQTLASNLKTPRVELESRVMSLVNDLKRAEKRIADLEAAALLTRAPSLVSSARSVGAVRLVAAELGDVRGGDDVRKLAIDVRERLGSAPAVVALGAVSNGKPVVLVATNAAAREAGVKAGALVRVAAPVLGGGGGGKDDLAQGGGQDPTKLRDALAAVERELAGN; from the coding sequence GACGATCCGACGATCATGTTCACGATCGCGGGCATGGTTCCCTTCATCCCGTACCTCACGGGCGTGGTGCCCGCGCCGTATCCGCGCGCGACGAGCGTGCAGAAGTGCATCCGGACGAACGACATCGAGGAGGTCGGCAAGACCCCTCGCCACGGCACCTTCTTCCAGATGTGCGGCAACTTCTCGTTCGGCGACTACTTCAAGCGCGAGGCGATCGCCTTCGCCTGGGGGCTACTGACGACCCCGGAGGCCGACGGCGGTCTGGGGTTCGATCCCAACGACCTCTGGGTCACGGTGTACCTCGACGACGACGAGGCGCACGACATCTGGCGCTCCATCTCAGGCCTCCCCGAGGAACGCATTCAGCGGCTCGGCATGGGCGAGAACTTCTGGTCAGCCGGCGGCGCCGGCAGCCCGGCGGGCCCGTGCTCCGAGATCTTCTTCGACCGCGGTCCGGAGCACGGCGCCGACGGTGGCCCGGCAACCGACGACGACCGCTACGTCGAGATCTGGAACCTCGTGTTCATGCAGTACGTGCGCGGCGAGGGCACGTCCAAGGACGACTACGAGATCATCGGCGACCTGCCGACCAAGAACATCGACACCGGCATGGGGCTTGAACGCATCGCGTTCATCAAACAGGGCGTCGGCAACATGTATGAGATCGATCAGGTGCGCCCAGTACTCGACGCCGCGGCGGAGCTGGCTGGCGTTTCGTACGGCCGCACCCACGAGGATGACGTGCGGCTGCGGATCATCGCCGATCACGTGCGCAGTTCGCTCATGCTCATGTCGGATGGCGTGCAGCCGGGCAACGAGGGCCGCGGCTACATCCTCCGGCGCCTGCTGCGGCGCGTCGTGCGCTCGATGCGTCTGCTCGGTGTCGAGGGCGCGACCTTCCCCGTGCTGTTCGCCGCGTCGCGCGACGCGATGCGCGACGCCTACCCCGAGGTCGCGACCGACTTCGACCGCATCGGGCGCCTCGCCTTCGCAGAGGAGCAGACCTTCCTGCGTACCCTCTCCCAGGGCACGGCCATCCTCGACGACGCGGTCGCACGCACCCGCCACGAGGGCGTTTCGACACTTCCCGGCAACACGGCGTTCCTCCTCCATGACACCTTCGGGTTCCCCATCGACCTCACGGTCGAGATGGCAGAGGAAGCCGGGTTGCAGGTCAACCGCTCCGCCTTCGACGAGCTGATGGCCGAGCAGCGCGCTCGTGCCAAGGCCGACGCCAAGTCGAAGCGCACCGCCCTCGCCGACCTCGGGGTCTACAGCAAGTTCCGGGCCCTCGGCGAGACCGGCTTCGTCGGCTACACGGACCTCGAGCACGAGGCCGAGGTACTCGGCATCCTGCGTGACGGCCACCCGGTCGCAGAGGCGGTGTCCGGCGAGCAGGTCGAGCTCATCCTCGACAGCACGTCGCTCTACGCCGAGTCGGGCGGCCAGGAGTCCGACTCCGGCACGATCGTTGGCCACGCGGGCGACTTCGCCGCCGAGATCGTCGACGTGCAGCGGCCTGTGCCGGGGCTCGTGAGTCACACCGTCACGGTCACCAGCGGTCACGTCGCCGTCGGCGACCGCGTCGAGACCATCGTCGACGCCGCCTACCGGCGCGGTGCGAACCAGGCGCACTCGGCGACCCACCTCGTGCACGCGGCCCTGCGCGATGTGCTCGGGCCCGACGCCCTGCAGTCAGGCTCGTACAATCGCGCCGGCTACCTGCGCCTCGACTTCTCGTGGTCGCAGCCGCTCTCAGGTCAGACCCGCAGCGAGCTTGAGGAGATCGCGAACAACGCGATCCGGCAGGACTACGAGGTCGTCACCCGCGAGCTGCCCATCGATGAGGCCAAGGCGCTCGGGGCCAAGGCACTGTTCGGCGAGAAGTACGGTGCCATCGTGCGCATGGTCGACATCGGAGGCCCCTGGTCACGCGAGCTTTGCGGCGGCACGCACGTGGCGCACTCGAGCGAGATCGGCCTCATCAACCTGATCGGTGAGGGATCGGTGGGCGCGGCCAACCGCCGCGTCGAGTCGCTCGTCGGCCGGGAGGCATTCAAGGAGTTCGCCGCGGAGCGGGCGATCGTCCAGACGCTCGCGTCGAATCTCAAGACGCCTCGCGTCGAGCTCGAGTCGCGCGTCATGAGTCTCGTGAACGACCTCAAGCGGGCCGAGAAGCGCATCGCCGACCTTGAGGCGGCGGCCCTGCTCACACGCGCGCCGTCGCTCGTGTCCTCGGCACGCTCGGTGGGCGCGGTACGGCTCGTCGCGGCGGAGCTCGGCGACGTGCGCGGCGGCGACGACGTGCGCAAGCTCGCCATCGACGTGCGTGAACGGCTCGGGTCGGCACCGGCGGTCGTTGCGCTCGGCGCGGTCTCGAACGGCAAGCCGGTCGTGCTCGTCGCGACGAATGCGGCCGCCCGTGAGGCGGGGGTCAAGGCCGGAGCCCTCGTGCGCGTCGCCGCGCCGGTGCTTGGCGGCGGGGGCGGCGGGAAGGACGACCTCGCGCAGGGCGGGGGACAGGACCCCACGAAACTCCGTGACGCGCTCGCCGCCGTCGAGCGCGAATTGGCCGGCAACTAG
- the ruvX gene encoding Holliday junction resolvase RuvX: protein MRTGTRLGIDVGKARIGVARSDPHGLIATPIETVARDRGGGVHVAAIAAHARESKAVEVLVGLPIALSGNETASTQDARDVAQEIAAAVDIPVRLVDERLTTVTATRQLREVGRKASTSRDRIDQLAAVVLLQNALDGERSTGSPPGTLVTGKDDHA from the coding sequence GTGCGGACCGGTACCCGCCTCGGCATCGACGTCGGAAAGGCCCGCATCGGCGTCGCGCGCTCCGATCCGCACGGCCTCATCGCGACCCCGATCGAGACGGTCGCGCGAGACCGCGGCGGTGGGGTCCACGTGGCGGCGATCGCGGCGCACGCACGCGAATCGAAGGCGGTCGAGGTGCTCGTGGGGTTGCCGATCGCGCTCAGCGGGAACGAGACGGCCTCGACGCAGGATGCCCGCGATGTCGCGCAGGAGATCGCCGCCGCGGTCGACATCCCCGTCCGTCTCGTCGACGAACGGCTCACGACCGTGACCGCGACGCGGCAGCTGCGCGAGGTGGGGCGAAAGGCCAGCACGTCGCGAGACCGTATCGACCAACTCGCTGCAGTTGTACTGTTGCAGAACGCCCTCGACGGCGAGCGATCCACGGGTTCACCGCCTGGAACGCTCGTCACCGGAAAGGACGACCATGCCTGA
- a CDS encoding shikimate dehydrogenase family protein, whose protein sequence is MRTPSPQRLAVLGSPIAHSKSPRLHEAAARALGVERQYSAVELREHELAGFLASREPGWRGCSLTMPLKSVAVPMCRTVSPVAQRADAVNTIVFDGPEPDAPFDGFNTDVEGVRRALDEAGAGTARVELLGAGSTASSVLLACAERGATELVIRARAPERARDAERLAASLGMSVRVVHLDDDPARTGDGMDDVDLVINTIPGGDRLRVRYPKPVRRTATLFDVIYDPWPTSLAAHWLDAGGQVVSGLDMLLYQAIAQVRLFTRPEDGARAVTDAELLAAMRAALGR, encoded by the coding sequence ATGCGCACCCCGTCACCGCAACGGCTCGCCGTGCTCGGCTCGCCGATCGCGCACTCCAAATCGCCGCGGCTGCACGAGGCGGCCGCCCGGGCGCTCGGCGTCGAACGGCAGTACTCGGCCGTCGAACTCCGCGAACACGAACTCGCCGGGTTTCTGGCCTCGCGGGAACCCGGGTGGCGCGGATGCTCGCTCACGATGCCGCTGAAGTCGGTCGCCGTTCCCATGTGCCGCACTGTCTCGCCCGTTGCGCAACGCGCGGACGCTGTCAACACGATCGTGTTCGACGGCCCCGAGCCCGATGCGCCCTTCGACGGCTTCAACACGGACGTGGAGGGCGTCCGGCGCGCCCTCGATGAGGCGGGCGCCGGAACGGCGCGCGTCGAACTGCTCGGTGCGGGCAGCACGGCGTCGAGCGTGCTGCTCGCGTGCGCGGAGCGCGGGGCGACCGAGCTGGTCATCCGTGCCCGCGCGCCAGAGCGCGCCCGCGACGCCGAGCGGCTCGCCGCGTCGCTCGGCATGTCCGTGCGCGTGGTGCACCTCGACGATGACCCGGCCCGCACCGGTGACGGCATGGACGACGTCGACCTCGTCATCAATACGATCCCGGGCGGCGACCGACTGCGCGTGCGGTATCCCAAGCCCGTGCGCCGAACGGCGACCCTGTTCGACGTGATCTACGACCCCTGGCCGACGTCCTTGGCCGCCCACTGGCTCGACGCCGGCGGGCAGGTCGTGAGCGGGCTCGACATGCTGCTGTACCAGGCGATCGCGCAGGTGCGACTCTTCACGCGTCCGGAGGATGGCGCGCGGGCTGTCACGGACGCCGAACTCCTCGCCGCGATGCGCGCTGCGCTCGGGAGGTGA